A window of Candidatus Obscuribacterales bacterium genomic DNA:
CCCCCCAGTCGATGGTGCTGGCTATGATTACGGCCCTGTTTGTTTGGGGCTTTTCCAAGCGGACGGAGTTGGAGGGATGATGGGGTGATGGGTAGGGAGTGAGGGTAAGGTAAGGGTCTTCAGCTTGCTGCCTTTTTCGTAGTTTTGGAGGTTGCTATGGAAACTCGATCGAGACGAGAGGAGTGGTTTCAGCGGGGGTGCCGTGATCGCGATGCGGGTCTGCTGCCCCAAAGCACTGACTCGGCCTACTGGGATGGCTATCGCTCTAATAGACCGATGGGTCTGGATGAGGTGATTCGCTACTTTCCAACGCTGGAGTCATTTTTGGCGTGGAGGGCGAGGGGAGGGGAGGGGTAGGAGGGGTGCGATCGCTCTAGGGGCAACCAGCGAAACATAGCCTGGTGCAGGCCGAATGTCCAGGCGATCGCCAGCAGCCAGCCTCCCAAAATATCGCTAGGGAAATGTACCCCCAAGTACACTCGGCTAACGCCAATGGCCAGGACAAACAAGCCCCCCAACCCAATCAACCAAGGCCGTCGGGGGCTGTCCCAATTAATCAGCACCAGAGCCAGCACAAAGGTCATAGAGTAGGTGGCATGGCCACTAGGAAAGCTGAAGTCTGCATTAGGGAGAATGCCTTCCCACAGGTCAGGGCGCACCCGATGCCAGAGCAGCTTGGTGGTGAGATTGAGTATTGCACTGCCCCCTGTTACGAGAGTCAAATAGGCCGCCACTAGCCAGCGTTGCCGTACCAGCGCCAAGGCGATCAACACCCCACTGGCGGGCATCACTCCCCAGTAGGTGCCCAGATTGGTGGCGATCGCCACGCCTCGATTCAGCTCTGGCGTGGCATAGCGGTGCAGGCGCATCAAAAAAGCTGCATCCCATGTAGGCAGGGTGGGGTAGGCAGCGACTACAAGGCCGAGGGCGATGAAGGAGACGAGGGCAGTGAGGGAGAGTACCAGGCCCCAAGGGGCGGGGAACAGGGGGTGGGGAGTAGGGGTATCCATACTAGAGACAGAAAGACGGGGTTGGATTAGAACAGCACGGAAAAAGGAAAATCCCAAGCGTATCAAACCTAAGTTTGGAATCAGAAAAATTTTGGAAGAGCAGGCCCAATGTCCCCTCGGGGAAAGGGTGGGTCTACCTGCCCTTCAGCCTTTGCGGCTATAGTGGCCTGTCTACCATCTAGACCGAAATCCAGTCCGTCAGCCAGTTAGGCAGCACCGTGTGGAGAGTGGCGAACAGATCACCACTGAGAAAATCGGGCATCTCCAGAATGTGAACCTGAATCAGCACC
This region includes:
- a CDS encoding phosphatase PAP2 family protein, which codes for MDTPTPHPLFPAPWGLVLSLTALVSFIALGLVVAAYPTLPTWDAAFLMRLHRYATPELNRGVAIATNLGTYWGVMPASGVLIALALVRQRWLVAAYLTLVTGGSAILNLTTKLLWHRVRPDLWEGILPNADFSFPSGHATYSMTFVLALVLINWDSPRRPWLIGLGGLFVLAIGVSRVYLGVHFPSDILGGWLLAIAWTFGLHQAMFRWLPLERSHPSYPSPPLALHAKNDSSVGK